ATTACTACGTCTGCGCTTAAAGATAAACTGTCCGGCATAATGGGTAATGAGGATGTTCCCGGTCTTATCTGGGACGACGATAGTACAGCAGCAGGCCTTCGATGTAACAGACAGGCAGTGGACCACCGGGATGTCCGTTTGCCGGAACTGGACGGGAACGAAAGCAACTATCTGATCTATACTTCAGGGTCAACCGGAACGCCAAAGATCATAGAGGGGGTGCATAAAAGCCTCAGCCACTTTGTCCATTGGGAAGTGGAGACATTTAATCTGGGGCCTGACGTAAGATGCTGCCAGTTTGCTCCTGTTTCATTTGACGTGAGCTTCAGGGATATTTTCGTTCCCCTGCTGGCCGGTGGAACAATTGTTATCCCGGACGCTTCTGTTAAAAGAGATCCACGGAGATTGCTGGAATGGCTGATTGACCACTCGGTGACCCTGGTGCATATAGTGCCGTCTTATTTTAGAGAATTGACGGCGGTTATCCGCGCATCCGGCAAACCGGTTTCCACCTCATTGAAATACATATTGCTGGCAGGCGAGCCACTATATGGCAAAGATGTGAAAGAATGGTACGACGCAGCAGGGAAAGAGGTGCAGCTGGTTAATTTGTATGGTCCCAGTGAAACAACCCTGGCCAAGATATACAACAGGATCAGGGAGGTGCCGGCTAATGCAGGAGAAATCGTACCCCTGGGGCACCCTATCAGCAATACTGCCATCGCTATCATTCAGAATGGCCAACTTTGTAATATTGGCGAGATAGGTGAAATATATATAAAAACGCCATTCCGGAGCAAGGGGTATTGGGGAGATCCTGCACTGACTGCCGCCAGCTTTATCCAAAATCCGCTACACCAGGATTATGAGGATATCCTGTATAAGACAGGTGATCTGGGAAAGTACCTGGCCGACAAAAGCATTACCTATGTTGGCAGGATAGACTCACAGGTCAAAATCCGGGGAAACCGCGTAGAGCTGTCTGAAGTGATGCAAACAATAGCCGGCTATACCGGGATAAAGCATACGGAGGTTGTGTCAATAGAACAGGAAGATACAGGTACAATACTATGTTGTTACTATACCTGTGATAATGGTGATATTGATCAGACGGAGCTAAAACGGTACTTAGACAGGAACTTGCCCGCATATATGCATCCGTCTTATTTCGTTAAACTGGATGCATTTCCGCTTAATCTGAACGGGAAAATTGATAAAAAGGCATTACCGAAACCGGAGGATATGCTGTATCTCCAACAGGGGTTTGATCCGCCGGAAAACGAACTGGAAAAAGCGATTGCTGATATTTGGAGTAGTGTGTTGGGAATCGCTAAAATAGGCGTGAATCACTCGTTCTTTCAACTGGGAGGTCATAGCCTTACCGCAACAAAAATTGTTGCCGGAATACATCAGAAATTACATAAGCAAATAAGCCTGAAGGATTTTTTCGAGCATAATACGGTTAGTAAACTGGCGGTGCTGATCCAACATGCGGACGCTGATCTGCTGCAGCCCATAAGGCCGGTCGGGAAACGAGCATACTATCAGGCTACACCCGCTCAACAAAGAATTTACCTTGTTGAACAGCTGACGGATGATTTTTCCGCTTACAATATGTCGGCCGCATTTAAACTCTCAGGTGCAATAAATGAGACTGCCTTGCAGGGGGCCTTTAATGCATTGCTGCAAAAGCATGAGATATTAAGGACAACTTTTGTTGATATAGAAGGACATCTGCAGCAACAGGTCCACGATTGGAAAGAGATGGCAGTGGAGCATGTTGTAGCAGACCAGACATCGTTTTCCCCGCAAACTGCCCACACCTACATACAGGATGAAATGAAACGGCGTTTCGACCTGGAAAAAGATTTGCTTTGGCACGTAAGGTTGGTCCATTTTGCCGATAAGCAGTACCTCCTGCAGTTTACCATCCATCATATTATTTGTGACGGCTGGTCCATGCAGGTATTGACAAAGGATTTCCTTACCGCGTACAGCGCGTTGGCAGCGGGTACACCGTTGCTTACCCCCAATCTGAATGTCCAGTACAAAGACTATTCAAACTGGTTGTGGGAAAAATTGAAGAAGGATGATAACAAACGTCAATACTGGCACGAGAAACTGGGGAACACACTGCCGGAATTGTATCTTCCGCTTGACTTGCCCCGGCCGGAAGTGCGGAAGTATGAAGGAGATACCATTCAGTTTGATCTGGGTACAGACCTATCCGGTAAAATCAGGAATATTTGCACACAACAGGAGGCCAGTTTGTTCATCTTCTTTGAGGCAGTTGTAAAACTACTGCTCATGAAAATTTCCGGGCAAAATGATATCGTGATAGGCACCCCTGTTGCCGGCAGGGCACATCCGGAGCTGCAGGACCAGGTGGGCCTGTACCTCAATTACCTGGCATTAAGGACCCGGATAGACACTGACAGTACCTTTGCTGCGCTGATGCGGAAAATCAAAAATGATACATACGAAAGCTACCAGTATCAACTATATCCATTTGAAAAACTGGCTGCGGAAATTACGGGAGGAGCTATTGAACTTGGAAGAAACCCACTGTATGATGTGTTGGTGGTGATGAATAACCAGGGACTGAACGCTGCAGATGCTGATATAAAAGAACTGGAAAAAATCCTGGGCCTGGAATGGATACCAGTCTTCGATGCTGTCAGTAAAACAGATCTTACCTTCTTCATAAACGAAAGCGAAAATATCTCAGTAAATACAGAATACCGGACGGACATTTTCCACAAACAGACCATTACTAAACTCAATAGTGACTTGTTACTGCTGATAGAAATGGTCGTAAAAGATATTGCCCGTCCTGTAGAAGATGTGATAGAACAGCTGTCCGGCGCGCTGGAGGCAGAAATGCTTGAAAAGAACCAGCAACTGCTTAATGAAGATTTTTAATGTTCTCATAAAACCTATGC
This sequence is a window from Chitinophaga varians. Protein-coding genes within it:
- a CDS encoding non-ribosomal peptide synthetase; protein product: MNKRVLSTLIDDWAARHPERIAVESTDGMFTYGNLSDATDMVAKSLAALSVKTGDIVAVYLPSSFKYIAGIIGVNKAGAIFMPLEVDYPPARLRQLLLTVKPAFVITTSALKDKLSGIMGNEDVPGLIWDDDSTAAGLRCNRQAVDHRDVRLPELDGNESNYLIYTSGSTGTPKIIEGVHKSLSHFVHWEVETFNLGPDVRCCQFAPVSFDVSFRDIFVPLLAGGTIVIPDASVKRDPRRLLEWLIDHSVTLVHIVPSYFRELTAVIRASGKPVSTSLKYILLAGEPLYGKDVKEWYDAAGKEVQLVNLYGPSETTLAKIYNRIREVPANAGEIVPLGHPISNTAIAIIQNGQLCNIGEIGEIYIKTPFRSKGYWGDPALTAASFIQNPLHQDYEDILYKTGDLGKYLADKSITYVGRIDSQVKIRGNRVELSEVMQTIAGYTGIKHTEVVSIEQEDTGTILCCYYTCDNGDIDQTELKRYLDRNLPAYMHPSYFVKLDAFPLNLNGKIDKKALPKPEDMLYLQQGFDPPENELEKAIADIWSSVLGIAKIGVNHSFFQLGGHSLTATKIVAGIHQKLHKQISLKDFFEHNTVSKLAVLIQHADADLLQPIRPVGKRAYYQATPAQQRIYLVEQLTDDFSAYNMSAAFKLSGAINETALQGAFNALLQKHEILRTTFVDIEGHLQQQVHDWKEMAVEHVVADQTSFSPQTAHTYIQDEMKRRFDLEKDLLWHVRLVHFADKQYLLQFTIHHIICDGWSMQVLTKDFLTAYSALAAGTPLLTPNLNVQYKDYSNWLWEKLKKDDNKRQYWHEKLGNTLPELYLPLDLPRPEVRKYEGDTIQFDLGTDLSGKIRNICTQQEASLFIFFEAVVKLLLMKISGQNDIVIGTPVAGRAHPELQDQVGLYLNYLALRTRIDTDSTFAALMRKIKNDTYESYQYQLYPFEKLAAEITGGAIELGRNPLYDVLVVMNNQGLNAADADIKELEKILGLEWIPVFDAVSKTDLTFFINESENISVNTEYRTDIFHKQTITKLNSDLLLLIEMVVKDIARPVEDVIEQLSGALEAEMLEKNQQLLNEDF